The window ACTTCGATGTCCGGAGGAACCGGATGCAGTCGACCAGCTCGGTCAGGTCGTCCGCCTCGAACGCCAGGATCCACTCCCAGTCCCCCAGGCCAAACGCGCTGGTGGTGTTGGGCAGCACGCCGGGAAAGCGTCTGCCCATCTCGCCGTGCTCGGCCAGCAGGCCGCCGCGCTCCTGCTTCGGTAGCAGGTACCACTCCGGAGTCCGAACGAACGGATACACGCAGAGGTACTTCCTGGGAGGCTCTCCGCGGACGAAGGCGGGGACGTGGTCGGGAGCGGTCTCGGGCGGCCGGACCACGCCCAGGAACGCGTGGCCCTGCATCATCAGCCGGCCCAGCGGCGACCGCAGGAACTCCACCGCGAGGGCCTGGACGTCGTCCGCGGAGCTCGCCACCCACCACATCATCAGCTCGCCCCGCGCGGAGAATCCGGCGGACGAATAGAAGCCCCGGACCTGCACCCGGTCCTCCCATTCCTTGAACAGCAGCTCGGTGCGGTGGATCAGGTAGTCCGGATCCTCCTGACTCTCAAAGCGCGGATGGAATGCGTGGAATACGGGGTAGTAGGCCCAAACCTCCGCGGTCTCGGTCATGCGCTCTCCTTCTCGAGGTGGTCGCGGATCACCTGGGCCAGAGCCGCCAGGAACCGCGGGTCGTCGTTGGGCGACTCGGTCCGGACCATGGTGAGACCGACCTCCTGGGCCACCGACTGCGCCTCGATGTCGATGTCGTACAGGATCTCAAGGTGGTCGCACACGAAGCCCACCGGGCAGGACACCACGGCGGGGACGCCCTGCTCGGCCATGTCCCGCAGGACGTCCGAGAGGTCGGGACCGAGCCAGGGCTCGCCGGTCCGGCCGGCGCTCTGCCAGGCCGTCCGGTAGCTCGACAGCCCCAGTCGGGACGCCACCGCGTCGGCGGTCCCGGCCAGCTCGTCAGGATAGCGGTCGCCGGCGGCCAGGATGCGCTCCGGCAGGCTGTGCGCCGAGAACACGACCGATGCGGCGTCACGCTCGTCGTCGGGGAGCCGGTCCCGGGCCTCCCGGACCCGCGACGCCACAAAGGCCACGAACGCCGGATGCGTCGCGTAGCTCTTCACGAACGAGAACCGCGGCCCGCCGGCGGCCGCCGCACGTTCGACCCGCTCCACGTACTCCCCCACCGAAAACCGCGAGTAGTGGGGCGCCAGCACCAGGCCGACCGCGCCCTCGATGCCGTCGGCGGCCATCTGCTCGACGACGTCCTCCAGGTACGGCCGCTGGTGCTTCATCCCGTGGTACACGCGGAACTCCTCGGAGCCGTCAACGCCCCCGTCCCCGTACCCGCCTTCGTTCAGCAGCTTCTCCAAGCCGGTCACTTGGGCCTCGGTGATCTCGATGAGCGGAGACCGGCCGCCGATGGCCCGGTACCGCTCGGTCAGCTCCTGGAGCAGCTCCGGCGTGGGAGGCCGTCCCCGCCGCACGTGGGTGTAGTACGCCTCCACGTCGTCCGGCCCGCGGGCGGTCCCGTACGACATGGCCAGCACGCCGATCATGGGGCCGGCACCTCCTGCCGAGCGGACACGTCGTGCACCAGCTCCGTGAGCCGGCGAAGGGTCTCGGGCGCCGTCTCCGGCAGGACACCGTGCCCCAGGTTGAACACGTGACCGGGGCGGCCGCCGGCCCGGGCCAGCACGTCCCGAGCGCGCCGCTCCACGACCTCCCACGGAGCCAGCAACACAGCCGGGTCCAGGTTTCCCTGGATGGCCACGCCCGGGCCGAGGCGCTCCCGGGCCCGGTCCAGCGGGATGCGCCAGTCCACGCCGACCACGTCCGCCCCGGCGTCGCGCATCAGCTCCAGCAGCTCGCTGGTGCCGACCCCGAAGTGGATCAGCGGGACCCCCAGCCCGGCCAGGCCCTCGAAGATGGGCCGGACGAAGGGCAGGACGTGTTCCTCGTAGTCATCCGGCCCCAGCGCCCCCACCCAGCTGTCGAAGATCTGCACGGCCGAGGCGCCGGCCTCCACCTGCGCGCGGGCGTACGCCAGGACCGCAGCTCCCAGGCGCTCCATCAGGTCCCGCCACGTGGCAGAGCCCTCCAGCATGAGCGCCTTGGTCCGGGTGAAGTTCCGGGACGATCCTCCTTCGATCAGGTAGCTGGCCAGGGTGAAGGGAGCCCCGGCGAACCCGATGAGGGGGACGTCCAGCTCCCGGACCACCATGCGGACGGCCTCCAGCACGAACGGCACGTCGCGCTCCGGCTCCAGCGGCCGTAGCCGCTTCACGTCCGACGAGGTCCGCAGGGGTGCGTCCACGACCGGCCCCCGCCCCTCCTCGATCCGAACGTCGATCCCCATCGCCGCGACCGGCACCACGATGTCGGAGAACAGGATGGCCGCGTCCACGCCCAGCTGGCGGACGGGACT of the Actinomycetota bacterium genome contains:
- the hemE gene encoding uroporphyrinogen decarboxylase; translated protein: MVPSNDLFLRACRREPTDHTPVWFMRQAGRYQRDYQALRKRFGILEICRTPELAAEVTLSPVRQLGVDAAILFSDIVVPVAAMGIDVRIEEGRGPVVDAPLRTSSDVKRLRPLEPERDVPFVLEAVRMVVRELDVPLIGFAGAPFTLASYLIEGGSSRNFTRTKALMLEGSATWRDLMERLGAAVLAYARAQVEAGASAVQIFDSWVGALGPDDYEEHVLPFVRPIFEGLAGLGVPLIHFGVGTSELLELMRDAGADVVGVDWRIPLDRARERLGPGVAIQGNLDPAVLLAPWEVVERRARDVLARAGGRPGHVFNLGHGVLPETAPETLRRLTELVHDVSARQEVPAP
- a CDS encoding chlorite dismutase family protein, whose amino-acid sequence is MTETAEVWAYYPVFHAFHPRFESQEDPDYLIHRTELLFKEWEDRVQVRGFYSSAGFSARGELMMWWVASSADDVQALAVEFLRSPLGRLMMQGHAFLGVVRPPETAPDHVPAFVRGEPPRKYLCVYPFVRTPEWYLLPKQERGGLLAEHGEMGRRFPGVLPNTTSAFGLGDWEWILAFEADDLTELVDCIRFLRTSKSRLYVKEETPFVTGTRKPLAEVIRDVV
- the hemH gene encoding ferrochelatase, which codes for MIGVLAMSYGTARGPDDVEAYYTHVRRGRPPTPELLQELTERYRAIGGRSPLIEITEAQVTGLEKLLNEGGYGDGGVDGSEEFRVYHGMKHQRPYLEDVVEQMAADGIEGAVGLVLAPHYSRFSVGEYVERVERAAAAGGPRFSFVKSYATHPAFVAFVASRVREARDRLPDDERDAASVVFSAHSLPERILAAGDRYPDELAGTADAVASRLGLSSYRTAWQSAGRTGEPWLGPDLSDVLRDMAEQGVPAVVSCPVGFVCDHLEILYDIDIEAQSVAQEVGLTMVRTESPNDDPRFLAALAQVIRDHLEKESA